In one Magallana gigas chromosome 9, xbMagGiga1.1, whole genome shotgun sequence genomic region, the following are encoded:
- the LOC105318275 gene encoding synaptotagmin-9 — MVQSKEEGFPVRYIVAIVTSGIAVIVTVIVYMTWLYCKRKRHRFQWYESSDEECSPNAIHPGSHMKISQSTPELNKHFMEEDEGVGKKGIFRLTNVRQSTLPTVSQRHELFKRQLSHKLDLSNIEFQVHSVKHKEQPNLGVIKPELYKQVSIDSVKSEHCICGKLFFTLSYTHGSESLVVNVLRCEDLPAKDFSGTSDPYVKIYLLPDRKHKCQTKVHRKTLSPEFNEKFAFSVPYKELTSRVLQFNIYDFDRFSRHDLIGTVVIKDILCEGSLANETFFVRDVMSANQEKFDLGELMLSLCYLPTAGRLTLTVVKARNLKAMDITGASDPYVKVSLMCEGKRIKKRKTSVKKNTLNPVYNEALVFDVPQENVDDVYLVVKVIDYDRIGSNEVMGCCALGPKHVGLGRDHWFEMLENPRKPVAQWYTLQEHVPFCTNESTMGKCRLNCQGQSRQSTVDSSEGSLYG; from the exons GGTTTCCTGTGCGGTACATCGTTGCCATAGTAACGTCAGGAATCGCCGTGATCGTCACAGTGATTGTGTACATGACATGGCTGTACTGCAAGCGGAAGCGACACCGATTCCAGTGGTACGAGAGTTCGGACGAGGAGTGTTCGCCAAACGCCATTCATCCTGGCTCCCACATGAAAATCTCCCAAAGCACGCCGGAACTAAACAAACACTTCATGGAAGAGGACGAGGGAGTCGGGAAGAAGGGGATTTTCCGACTAACTAACGTCAGACAGTCTACCCTTCCAACAGTTTCACAGCGCCATGAACTGTTCAAACGTCAGTTGTCGCACAAACTGGATCTCTCTAACATAGAATTTCAAGTCCATAGCGTTAAGCATAAAGAACAGCCTAATTTAGGGGTAATCAAACCAGAGCTATACAAACAGGTTTCAATAGACAGTGTCAAAAGTGAGCACTGCATCTGTGGAAAACTCTTTTTTACTCTCTCATACACACATGGCTCCGAGAGCCTCGTTGTCAATGTTCTACGGTGCGAAGATCTTCCCGCCAAAGATTTTTCGGGAACGTCTGATCCTTACGTCAAAATTTATCTTTTACCTGATAGGAAACACAAGTGTCAGACAAAAGTTCATCGAAAAACACTATCTCCCGAGTTCAATGAAAAATTTGCCTTTTCTGTTCCATATAAAGAGCTAACTTCACGTGTGCTGCAGTTTAATATTTACGATTTTGATCGTTTTTCCCGCCACGATCTTATAGGAACAGTTGTTATAAAGGACATCTTGTGTGAAGGAAGTTTAGCCAATGAGACGTTCTTTGTTCGAGATGTGATGAGTGCTAACCAG GAAAAGTTTGACCTTGGGGAGTTGATGCTGTCCCTCTGTTACCTACCCACTGCTGGGCGCCTTACCCTTACCGTTGTCAAGGCTCGTAATCTTAAAGCCATGGACATCACAGGTGCTTCAG atccgTATGTAAAGGTTTCATTGATGTGTGAAGGAAAGCGAATAAAGAAGAGAAAGACATCAGTCAAGAAAAACACGTTGAATCCAGTCTATAACGAGGCTCTGGTCTTTGACGTTCCTCAAGAAAATGTCGATGACGTATATCTTGTAGTCAAAGTAATTGATTACGACAG AATAGGAAGCAACGAGGTGATGGGCTGCTGTGCTCTAGGTCCAAAACACGTCGGTTTGGGTAGAGACCATTGGTTCGAGATGCTGGAAAACCCGCGAAAACCCGTGGCTCAGTGGTACACTTTACAGGAGCACGTTCCTTTCTGTACAAACGAGAGCACTATGGGTAAATGTCGACTGAACTGCCAGGGTCAGTCCCGGCAATCCACGGTGGACTCCAGCGAGGGAAGCCTATATGGGTAA